In the genome of Mercurialis annua linkage group LG8, ddMerAnnu1.2, whole genome shotgun sequence, the window CGAAACTTGGATCCATTTCTGGTTGCTTAGGGGCAGCAGTCCCTCCATTCATTCTTGCACGTGCCTCAGCAAACATCCTTTGCTGCTCGGCTGCCGCTTCTTCCTCCGACATTTCGGCACCATTGCTCCATTTACCACTTTTCAAAGTGTCCTGCTGAAAAGCAGACACAAGAATGTCATCAGTAACATATTCCAGGCTGCACTTTAAAACACATAGTTCCCCTTTTTTTAACAAGTGGCAGAAAAAAACTTTATGTTATGCTTTTATTCTAGATAAGTAAGAAGGTTGGGCCAGCCAGACCAGTGTGTATCGCACTTTCAATCTTTTTTTCTGTTAGTTCGATCTGGTTGCAGAATTCTTCCTTACTGGAATACTGAATACAATAGTCAAACAAAAAATAGTAACAGAGAAAATGATGAATTACCATTGTCTCGATCTTGTGTTGCTCATATGCAGCATAAACCTCCTCAATGTACTCTCCAAACCCAAGAACCTGATTAATCAAGGGAGTCATTAGCATAAAAACAATTTGTGAATTATTAACCTCAAGGATTCAAACTATTGTAAAATCTTGAAATTCACGTATAAGAGTCTACGCAAAGTGCAAACCAGTCAAAAAGATGAAAAACCTTCCTATAGATATAGCATATCAAAGTTCAATGCATTTTATTACATCAAAAGAGCCCTCACCCCTATCTCCACCccataattttctaaattaatCAACTAAGCAACTACCACAAAGTCACAAGATTTAGAAAAAGAACCAATTTCACATTAGCTAAAGATGGTTCACCGCCAAAGACATGCAAATATGAAGGGTCAATAAGGGGTTTAAAGGATGCGGAGGCTTCAGATAGATTTTAggaatattatattaaatgccAATGAAATGCCagggaaaatataaattcattGAAAATGTGCAAAAAATACACAATATGCTGACAAACTAGAACAACAAGATTTAGCAATATAGATCAGTCTGCGACAAGGGCATAACATAGACATACATGATACAGTAGAAATTCAAATCCAAAATTCAATATAGAAGTGGTACACAAAGAAGGGAAGTGAGAGTATAGAACTATAGAGGTAGTCAAAAACCTCTAAAGCCTTGAGTACATGCTCAGGTGCAATCGTCCGCTTGTCCTCTCTACTGCATACTTCATTGGATTCTGATGATACGAGATTTATAAACtctgataaagaaaaaaattcctTAATTACTTGTGAATAATACACAAACTGCACAtctatgaaaaaaaatgaagactGCTAAGTCTTCATAAATACAATAAAATCCggtaataatattaaaaaacaattaaacgaTCACAAAATAGtttgagaaaaagaaaattcttGTGGAATGAAACAGAAAAGCAGATAAATCAGTTCAGACATTTCGAACAATTGTATTAACACAATAGTTTCCAGATGAGAAGCTAATGAAGTGAGACATGTTAAATCCACAAATAATATTGCTACTTCCAACAAGTTCTCAAACTATCATCCACAAAAGTAGAAGAAGAACGAAGATATAATAAACTGAATATAATAGAGCATAAGGGAACTTAAATTAAACAgataaacagtaaaaaaaacCATTTCAAAGACATAGAAATCAATTCGAAAAGACAAACATTATCAAAAGCAGTTAATAAATACGCAAACAACCAGCGCAACATAAATTTTATTCGAACAAGAACTCACCTACACAACACTCTATCAGAAGATCTTGTGCATCTCTTGCAACACGAACATCCGGGGGTAACATTTCTTTAATAATTTTGGTCATAGTTGCTGCAAAAGAAAACCAATACAACATCATTTCTTTTGTCCAGTCCATTAATTATAACGATAATATCAtataaaaccctaattttttaaaattgctgAATCCAAGTGATATCATTCAAATTGACACAACTGCAAACCAGAATCCATaacaaaaattatgttaaatttaacGCCTTTAATTCAAGTTTTAagcataaaatcaaaaaaatcacaGGAAATTAGATTTGACCTTTAGGTAGCGAAGCATCCTCCTTGGATTTACCAACAATATCCATAGGCTCCATCTTTAATATTCAAAACCTGAGCAATTAAGCATTAAATTCGTAATTCAAATCAGCAATTGAATCTTATCAAAATACAACAGATCTGCGACGATTAACATCATAAAACAAGAATTATACCTCAAGACAGAATTATTAGCAGCAGCAgtgactttttttttaatttttttttttaaaatactgcaACAATAGAGAACCTAATGCTTTTAATCTCTGGTGGCATGCGATGACAGTTATGTCCtcagattatattttaagtgcGTTTATACCCTAactagtgttttaaaaaccgaaccgatagCCAAACATATGAGGCTACTGGTTGAACTGGTTGAACCAgttcaatgaccggttcaagtggcttaataaattttagaaagatATAAAATTATGGTTCACCAAATTTTACCGGTTTAACATTCGGTTTTTTACCGATTCAACCAAAAAACTGGTTTTTGTTGTTTTAGATTGAGTCAGTGGCCGATTACTGGCTTAACCAGTTTAACCGGCCGATCcagtccggtttttaaaacactaacCCTAACTTTTGGAGTGTTTATTTTtacattggttatgctcatatttacaacaaattaATGAGCATTTGCAGCTAATGTGGGCCTAACTTGGATAGCTAAGTCATCTCTAAGTGCATTAAGAGGTTGTGGGTGCAAACTACGCCTTTGTACCTAACAATTAACAATTGAGATTCAAAAAAGTCGATTAccat includes:
- the LOC126662296 gene encoding protein Dr1 homolog isoform X2; the encoded protein is MEPMDIVGKSKEDASLPKATMTKIIKEMLPPDVRVARDAQDLLIECCVEFINLVSSESNEVCSREDKRTIAPEHVLKALEVLGFGEYIEEVYAAYEQHKIETMDTLKSGKWSNGAEMSEEEAAAEQQRMFAEARARMNGGTAAPKQPEMDPSFES
- the LOC126662296 gene encoding protein Dr1 homolog isoform X1, which codes for MEPMDIVGKSKEDASLPKATMTKIIKEMLPPDVRVARDAQDLLIECCVEFINLVSSESNEVCSREDKRTIAPEHVLKALEVLGFGEYIEEVYAAYEQHKIETMQDTLKSGKWSNGAEMSEEEAAAEQQRMFAEARARMNGGTAAPKQPEMDPSFES